The DNA region GAGCCGTCCAGAATGGAAGCGGTGACGATGGAGGTCAGCCCGCTGGCTCCGGGGATCATACCCAGTGCCGACCCGGCAAGTACCGGGGACATGATCGCCTCAATCTGGGCCTGAATGTCCAGTTCTTCCACTGCGCTGGCAAAAAAGGCCGTACCCGCCACATTGGCGTAGACAGCCAGCATATCGCGCAAAGAGGGTCTTTGGTTGTAAATTTTTGAAACATCCCAAACCAGCTTGGTCAGGGTTCCGAGCACGATGAATGAATCCAGTTGCCCGTTCTGGGAAATTGCCGTGGACAGGAAAATCCGCGAGGCCACAGTTTTCATTTTTTCCGTGGAAATACGGTCCAGATGCTCAAGGGCTACATCAAGATCTTCAGTTGTATTCAGGGGCAATGCCGCTTCACGGATATACCTGTTGCCGCGTAGTCTTTTACGCAGCTTGCGGATGAATTCCCGCTGCTGGGCCGGGGTGGGATTATCCGGCATGACCAGCGGTCCGGGGCGGCACAGGTGCATCACAAACGGGCTTAGACAGATGACCATAAACAATCCACTCAAGCCGAAGAGCACGTAATCGTGAGACGTAGGAATGTACACCGCACAAAGCTGGGCCAGCCCGGCGATCTGGTTGAGCATGAACAGAATGAAGCCGCCGAGCAGGAAAAGCAGCAGAGCGGTTATAAGTCGTGGCAAAACTTTGGGCATAATTAATCCTCGCTGTATTTATGTGTTTTGCTGACTCTCATCTATCCAGCATTACATGATCAGGTCAAATTAATTACAAAAGAGAAATCTTAAGCCGCCAGATTTTGCTTTGAGATTTTAAACTCCTGAAATATTGTGCCTCTGCGCATTTGAAATGCGCTATGAATATATTGAAGGATAAAAAATATGCTCAAGCCCAAATCATCCACCAGCCTTGGGGTGGCGCAGGTTCTATCCGGAGCCGCGCTTATCTCGCTTGTGGGTATTTTCATAAAAATCATGGTCGTGGATTACGCCCAGCCCATCTTTGTGGTCACCTTCTGGCGCAATCTATTTGTCAGCACAATTCTCATGGCCGGGTTAAAAATTTTCAAACCGCATAAACTCAGGTTTGAACGGGAGCATATTGGCCTACTGGCCGCCTACGGGCTGGTACTGGTCGGGCTGAACGGCATCTGGGGCGGATCGGTATATTTCAACGGAGCCGGGGTGGCTACAGTGCTGGTTTATGTATCCGTACCCATTACTGTGCTGGCCCAGTGGGCACTGGGCGATGAAAAACCGACCCTGCGCATCCTGCCCTCTATCCTTTTCTGCCTGTTCGGCTGCGGACTGGTTTGCGGAATCAAGTCCATGTCCGAATTCTCGCTAACCCCCATGGGCATGTTTCTGGGGCTGCTCTCCAGCGTATTTTTCTCAGCCTACACAATCATGGGCCGCGAATGCGCCAAGCGCAACATAAGTTCTTACAGCGTACTCATGCACGTATTCGGAATCGCCGCCTTTTACATGCTGATCATCAATCTTTTCGCCGGAAACTCAATCCCCGGCGCAGCCCCGACCCCTGCGGCAATGCTCATGCCCGGAGTGGACTGGAAGGGCTGGGGTTGTATCCTGACCCTTGCCATCGGCCCGTCCATGACCGGATGGACCCTGATCAACTCCAGTCTAACCCATTTGTCTCCCTCAGTAGTCAACATCCTGCTGACCACCGAACCCATGATGACCGGACTGGCGGCTATCCCCATGCTCGGCGAATACATGACGCTGGAACAATGGGCGGGGTGTTTTTTAATTGTGATCGGGGTGATTGTGCTGAAAAAGAGATAAAAAAATCCCGCAATATCAAAAAGATATTACGGGATTTATTATCGCAAATTCATAATGCAAAGCGGCGAAGCCCTAATAAAAGTTTTTGAAGAGTCCAGAGAAACTTTTTTCAAAAAGTTTCTTTGGTCCCCGAAGGGCCGCCGGAGGCATTAAGCCTTACACGTTAAACAAAAAGTGAATAACATCGCCGTCTTTTACGATGTATTCCTTTCCTTCAGCGCGGAGCACTCCGGCTGCGCGGCAGGCTGCTTCGCTGCCGTTGCTTACGTAGTCGTCGTAACCGATAACTTCAGCACGGATGAAACCGCGTTCGAAATCGGTGTGAATTGCTGCGGCGGCACGGGGAGCCTTGTCGCCGTCATGGATGGTCCATGCGCGGACCTCCTTTACCCCGGCGGTGAAGTAGCTGATCATGCCCAGAGTGTGGAACCCGGTGCGGATGATCTTTGCCAGACCGGATTCGGTTACGCCGTAGGATTCGAGAAATTCGTTGTATTCTTCCTCATCAAGACCGACCAGCTCTTCTTCCATCTTGGCGGAAATCTTGACGAACTCTGCACCGCGTTCTTCAGCAAGAGCCTTCACTTTTTTGACGTAATCGTTGTCCTCGGTGAGGCCTTCTTCGTCCACGTTGGCGCAGTAGATCACGTTCTTGGCGGTGATGAGACGCAGATCACGGAGCATTTCGTCCATGTTGTCGGTATCCAGCTCGCCGTAGGTTCCCACGGGATTGCCTTCGTTGAGGTGCTCGAGCAGCTTTTCAGCTTCGGCAATTTTAGGACCGAGGGTCTTGTCGCCCTTGATCTTTTTCTTCATGCCCTCGATGCGGGTGTCCAGAGCCTGCACGTCAGCGAGAATCAGCTCGGTTTCGATAACCTCGATGTCGCGCAGTGGATCAACGGAGTTGGCAACGTGGATGACGTCATCGTTGTCAAAGCAGCGTACAACGTGAAGGATAGCCTGAGTTTCGCGGATGTTGCCGAGAAACTTGTTACCGAGACCTTCACCCTTGCTCGCGCCTTCAACCAGCCCGGCGATGTCAATGAAATCAACAGTGGACTGCTGCACGCGCTGGGGTTTAACCAGCTCGGCCAACTTGTCGATGCGCTCGTCCGGGACTGGAACAACAGCCTTGTTGGGTTCGATGGTACAGAAAGCGTAGTTTGCGCTTTCCGCGTTCTGGGCCTTGGTCAGGGCATTGAAAAGTGTGGATTTACCGACGTTGGGCAGTCCCACGATACCGATACTGAGAGCCATAAGAAATTCTCCTAAAAAAATATAAATTCCTTTCCACGCCGCAAAAATCCCGCACATGCAACGGCTGCTGCATGAAAAGTTGAATCTATCCGGGATGATCTGCCGTGAAAGGTAAGTCTTTCGTTTTTGCTATCTATAAAGATAGTCTCACATGTTGCGGACCCTCAATACCCGTCTTTGCGGGGATGGGCAAGTGTTGATTATGTGTCTTTCTCTACTGAGTTACGCCCTTGTGTTTGCACACTGCCTGTGAAGCGTGTATACGTGATGGCATATAACTATGGGAATTATCTCCCGAACATACTTTTCAGGCAGGTAAATCATGATCATTCCTGTAATTCTCTCCGGCGGCAGCGGTACAAGACTCTGGCCCCTTTCGCGCAAAAAACATCCCAAACAGCTTTTGAATCTCACCGGGGAACATTCCCTGCTGCGCAATACTGTTGAACGCGGTTGCGCACTGGATTCTGCCACAGCGCCCATTGTAGTCTGCAATGAAAGCTACCGTTTCCTGATCGCAGAAGAACTACGGGAAGCGAACATCCAGCCTGAAGCAATATTTCTGGAACCGCAGGGCCGCAATTCCGCCCCGGCCATTGCTGCGGCAGCTTTCCATATCCGCAAAAACCACCCGGAAGCACTCATGCTGGTCATGCCCTCGGACCATGCCATTCACGATTTGGACCGTTTTGAAGCCGCAGTCACCGCCGGGACCGGGCCTGCCAAATCAGGCGATCTGGTTCTTTTCGGCATTGTACCGGACAGGCCGGAAACAGGGTACGGATATATCCGCACCAGCAAAGAGTTCGATCCCATTATTCCGCAGGCAGTGCGCGAATTCGTTGAAAAGCCGGACCTCGACACGGCCAAGACATACCTTAAATCCGGTAACTATCTCTGGAACTCCGGTATCTTCCTGTTCAGCCCGGACGTTTTCCTGAAACATCTGGACCAGCTTGAACCGGAAATGCACACCGCCTGCCGCAATGCCACAGAAAATGCCCGCGTTGACCTCGACTTTGTGCGTCTTGAAGAGGAAAGCTTCAAATCCAGCCCGGCAAAGTCCGTTGACTACGCTGTAATCGAAAAGGTCGAAAACCTGAGCGTGGTCCCCTTTGACGGCGGCTGGTCTGACATCGGATCATGGGATTCCCTGATGACCGAACGCAGGCCGGACGAAAACGGCAACGTAATTTCCGGGGATGTACATGCCAAGAACGTGGCCAACAGCTTCCTGCAATCCTCAAGCAGGCTGGTCGGTGTGGTCGGCGTTGATGACGTAATCGTAGTCGAAACCCCGGACGCCGTACTGGTTGCCGGGCGCGAGCACGGTCAGGAAGTCTCCGGTCTGGTTGCGGAACTGAAAAAGCAGGAGCGCAGCGAAGTAGACCATCACCGCAGGGTCTACCGCCCGTGGGGATCATACGAGACCGTGGATCTTGAAGAACGTTTTCAGGTCAAAAGAATCATCGTCAAACCCGGCGGGGTACTCTCCCTGCAAATGCACCACCACCGCGCCGAACACTGGGTAGTAGTCAAGGGCACAGCCAAAGTATTAGTCGGCGAAAAGGAAGTTTTACTGCAGGAAGACCAGTCCACCTACATCCCCATAGGGGCCATGCACCGCTTGGAGAATCCCGGCAGGATCAACCTTGAGCTCATTGAGGTCCAGACCGGTAGTTATCTTGGTGAGGATGATATCCAGCGGTTTGAGGATATTTATGGGCGGTCTGAGGGGTAGTTTTTAGATTTTTAATACGAAATAAAACAGGCGAAGAGTTGTGTGCTCTTCGCCTGTTTTATTTATGCCGGCAATCTTAAACAAATTCGTCTACATTTTCACCAACACCATCCCCTTTTTGTGCTGGCCCGGCATCAGATGACAATGGCTCAGCACCCAGTGCACCGGATTTAGCGGCTACTGGATCAGCACCGCCCCCTTCGTCAGCACTTGTACCCTCGACAGCTTCTCTGGCATTGGCAGCTATTTTATCTTCTACCTTTGCTTCAGCTTCTTCTTCAGCCTCTTTCGCTTCAGCAGCTTTTTCTTCCTGCTTTTCTTCTACTACATCTTCGGTGCGCTCTTCGGTAAATTCTTTTGTTTCTTCTGCCTGCTTCTCAAGCTCTTCTTCACTTAGCTCTTTACCTAACTTTTTATGCGCCTCAACACCCTTTTTCTCAAATTCTGCTGCCGCCGCAGCTTTAGCATCTGTAACAGAGAGTCCTGATTCTATTAACTTATCTGTATACACCATTCGGTCAGCGACCAAATCAACCATAAAGGTGTTAAATTTGGCCATCAAGTTCTGCTGACTCTTGATTCCATTTAAATTCATCAAGCTGTAGTTATCGTCATCATTGGCTCCATCAGCATGGACAAAACTGCCAGCCATCATATTCAAAGGTTTGGCACTTATGGAAATATGATTTTCCTGTGTTTCAGCATCTTCAGATTCTACTTCTGGCTGCTGTGACTGCTCTGCTATTTTTTCTCTTTCTTCTGCAAGATTAACGACATTAATCTTCATAGAATTAGCATTATTTGCTGACCCAATCTTCATGGCAGGCCTCCATTTTATGAAATTATATTCATTATTATCGGATAACCTTAATAAAACTTTAGGTTTTAATTAGATCAACACAACGACTTGCATAAATTGTTTTGTAGACATCGAAACACATTTACAACCACACTCCAGTAGCATACTGTAGCTACAGAAGGAGAAAACCTATGCAGGAAACCATACGAGCCCGTGTAGAATCTGATTTAAAAGAAAAATTTGAACTTGCGGCCAAAGACCGAGGGCAAAGTTCCAGTCATCTTCTACGGGAATTTATGGCTGATTTTGTGCGTAAGCACGAAGAGACTAAAAAACGTGATGCTGAAACAATGCTGGCCTTGGAAAGCATTGAAGCAGGACGATTTATTGAAGGGGACGAAGTTTTCGATTGGCTTGATTCGTGGGGAACTGACAATGTGAAGGAAGCTCCTAAATGCGAATAAGGTTTTCTCCTGAGTCTGTTGATGATCTGAAAAGAATTTATAATTTTATCGCTGAACACGATCCAGACTCAGCCCGTACCACAGTGCTAAATTTAAAAAGCGCAATCAACCGTTTTTCATTGCATCCACAGCTTGGCAGAACCATAGAACACATTGAAAATATGCGAGATTTTACATTCGGCAGGTACGTTGTTCGCTACACAGAGAAGCCAGATTACGTATATATTTTGCGGATCTGGCATTCCAAAGAACCCGCTAAATTCCCCCTTTACCAAAGCCCCCAATCCAGCCTACAACCCCTCCCATGAGCAATACCTCTTCTAAATATGATGTAATCATCCTCGGTGCCGGGGCTTCCGGGCTGTACTGTGCCATGCATGCTGCAACGCGCGGGCGTAAGGTGCTGGTGCTGGACCATTCCGGTAAGGCAGGGCGTAAAATCCGGGTGGCCGGGGGCGGCAAGTGTAACTTTACCAATATGGATGTTGCGGCGGATAACTATATTTCGGCAAATCCCCACTTTGTGAAATCCGCGCTGGCGCGGCACAATCAGTGGGACTTTATTTCCTTTGTTGCTGAGGCCGGGATCGAATACGAAGAGCGCGAGGACGGGCAGCTGTTTACCCTTGAGGGGGCCGGACAGATTGCCGGGCTGCTGGTTTCCAAGTGCCACCGCGCGGGTGTGGAAACTCTCCTTGACCGTGAGATTGAAGAAGTCAGCGGCGAGGGGCCGTTTGCAGTGCGCAGCGGATCGCAGGTTTTTGAGGCTGAATCCCTTGTTGTGGCACTGGGTTCCCCGGCATGGCCGCAGGTGGGTGCTTCTTCTTTCGGGTACAAGCTGGCGGAACAGTACGGGCTGAATGTGTTTCCGGCGCGGCCCTCACTGGTACCTTTTACCATCGGCGGACGGGATGGTAAATTCTGCAAGGAGCTGAGCGGCAATGCCCTTCCTGTGGAGATTACCTGCGAAAAACGGACTTTTGCCGGTGATATGCTTTTCACCCATAAGGGTATTTCCGGCCCGGCAGTGCTCCAGATTTCAAACTACTGGCGGCGTGGTTCTGCTTTGACCGTCAACCTGCTGCCTGCTCACGATATTTCGGAACTGCTTGAAGCGAACCGCACTGAAAATACTGCCTTGAAAAATTTCCTCGCGCAATTCTTCACCCGCAAAATGGTTGGACTCCTTTTGGAGGATCAGGACGGAGATACCCCGCTTAGTCAGCTGACCAAGAAACGTACATCAGCCCTTGCCGAACACATTCATGCATGGGTGGTCAAACCGCAGGGAACAGAAGGATTCGCCAAAGCCGAGGTTGCCGCCGGAGGAGTGGACACTGCCGAAATTTCGTCAAAGACCATGGAAGCGAAGAAAGTACCCGGTCTATATTTTATCGGAGAGGTTCTGGACGTGACCGGCTGGCTGGGAGGGTACAACCTCCAATGGGCGTGGTCATCAGGCTACGCCGCCGCCCAATTTGTATAGCAAGTCAGCCAAGCTACACGGCGAAGCCTAGTAAAAGTTTTTGAAGAGTCCAGAGAAACTTTTTTCAAAAAGTTTCTTTGGCCCTCGGAGAGCCGCCGGAGGCATCAGCCGTGCTGTTCCACGGGCATGGGAAAAACAATATCGTAGACCCAGTTGTAGACAAAGGCGTAGACCAGAAAGAAAAGCGCGAACCCGATATCGGCGATGAGGGCATGCCAGAGGGTCATATCCAGCCACCATGCCACGAACGGTACGGTGATGGTCAGAAGCGAAATTTCAAACAATACTGCATGCAGCACCCGCATCCATGTGGGGCGTACATTTACGGGACGGTTCATGGCAACCAACACCTTATCGAAAATAAGATTATAGACATAGTTGCAGACCATGGCGGTCATGGATATGGCGACACTCATGATCCCGATGCGGCCCATATCCTTATCAAGTATCCACGCGGCCAGCGGGGTGCAGGTGCAAAGCCCGATAATCTCAAATAAAAGTGTGTGCCGTATTCTGTCTGCTGTTGTTCTCATGCGGCTTAGGGTACTGCTGCGCCGCTACAGATTCAAGAGGATAATATAAAAAGATAGTTATTGTTTTCAGCATGATACTTTAATATAACAGAAGCCACTTACCTGAAACAAAGCCGGAGGAAGTATCGTGCAGGTCGCCATTATCCCCGCCCGCGGGGGCAGCAAACGCATCCCAAAAAAATCCATCCGCCCTTTTCTGGGCAAGCCGCTTATCGCCTATACCATTGAGGCCGCCCGTGAGAGCGGTTTCTTCGACCATATTCTGGTCAGTACGGACAGCGAAGAATTCGCAGAAATTGCCCGCCAATACGGAGCAGAAGTTCCTTTCATGCGCCCGGCGGAACTTGCCGATGACTTCACCCCCACCCAGCCGGTTGTGGACCATGCTCTGGGCTGGGTCCGCGAAAATTGGGGCAAGCCTGAACGTTACTGCCAATTCTACGCCAACCCCTTTGTCACTGCTGAGAATATTCGCGGCGGATATAAAATGCTGCGTGAACACCGGGCCAATTGCGTGCTCGGTGTGGCAGAATTCCCCTTTCCTGTGCTGCGCTCTTTCAAGCAGAATGAACAGGGCGGCGTTGAATACGCCTTCCCGGAATACGCCCCCTGCCGATCACAGGATCTGCCTGTATTTTTCCATGATGCGGCCCAGTTCTACTGGACAGAACTGACCGACCTGCCTGCGGACCGGAAACAGGGATTGAACATGCCCTATTTCCTGCCCCGCCATATGGTGGTGGACATTGATACCGAAGAAGACTGGCGCATTGCCGAACGTATCTACAAAGCCTTCATGTGTGATGATGAATAACGGACCGATTCTCTTTTTCTGCGAAGCCGGACCTGAGAGTGGATTCGGACACGCCGGACGCTGCATGGCTCTTGCCGCAGCCTTGCGTGATGAATTCGGACGGGAATCAATCTTCGGATTCCGGGGTCCTCCTGCGGCTGAGAAAAAAGTCACCCAAGCCGGATTCAAAGTTGCTCCGGTTATGGATTTCAACAGCTGGCAATTCAGCAATGAAGCGGCGGTAATCCTCGACCTGCGGATTCCGCTTTCAACATCTTTTTTCCAACGCGTGAAATCAGCGAAAAAACAGCTGGTCAGCATCGATGACCCCACCCCCAACAGACTGCATGCAGATCTGGCCTTCTACCCGCCGGTGCCGCAATTCCATGAGCTGGACTGGACCGATTTTAACGGCACCATCCATCGAGGCTGGGAGTTCATTCCCCTGCGCAGGGAATTCCGCTTACCCCCGCAAGCAAAAAAAATTCACTCCCCGCCCAAATTACTGATCAGCATGGGTGGCAGCGATCCCCACGAGCTGACCCTGAAAATATTGCAGGGATTAAAATTCGTAACCGAAGACTGGCAGGCCGAGGTTGTCATCGGTCCCATGTTCAATAATCTGGACAGAATCCGCAAGATAACGCTAGAGCACGGTGATAAGATTAAATTATTGCATGATATAAAGGACATGTCCCTGCCCATGCAGGGCTGCGACGCAGCCATAGCTTCCTTCGGCATGACCGCTTATGAACTGGCGGCCTGCGGGGTGCCACAACTGCTGCTCTGCCTGAGTAAGGACCACGCCCGCTCGGCATCAGCGTTGCATGCATGCGGAGCAGCGGTTTCATTGGGAAAATTTGACCGCATCCCGGAGCAAAAACTGGCTGCAGAGCTGCAAAATTTCATTTGCGACCAGAAAGCATTAAAATCCATGGCTGCAAAAGCTGCCGGACTGAAGATCGGCGAGGGTGCCAAAAACATTGCATCTCTGATCATAAAAAGAATTTAACTACTAGGGATTCCAAAGGAAATTATCCCCTTTGGCCGCCGGAGGCGAAATCCGTCCGACAAAAGCGCGTAGCGCATCATAATCTTCTTGGAGCATAAATTTTGAGCGACAGAAAATGCTGGGTCGAACATAGCGGCATAGTGCTGCATACCGTTGGAGAATTTGATGTAATCCACTGCGAAAGCTGCGGCTTCAAACACATCATTCCCATTCCCGATGAAGAGGAACTGGCCCGCATCTACAAGCACGAATACCACGTGAAAGATAAACCGCTCATGCTTCAGCACCAGTTGGAAGACGAGGAGTGGCACAAAACCACCAACGCTGCCCGGCTGGAATCCATTGAAAAGCAGCTCAAACGCAAGGGTTCCATTCTGGATATAGGATCGGGCAACGGTTTTTTCCTTAAGCAGGCCATGGAACTGGATTGGCAGGCTAGAGGTGTGGAGCCTTCAGACAAGGCTGCTGAATATTGCCGCTCTCTGGGACTTGATGTGGTTCACGGGATATTCGATCAGGCCTGCGCTGACTCCATAGGTAAATTTGATGTGGTCCATCTCTGGGAAGTGCTCGAACACCTGCCCGATCCCATATCCATGATCGCCCTATGCAGACAGGTGCTTAACCCCGGCGGACTGATTGTCATCGGAGTACCCAACGATTACAATAAACTGCAAAGGATCATGCATGAGGACCTCGGCGAAAAACCATGGTGGCTGGCACCGCCCCATCACATAAATTTCTTCAACCGCAATTCGCTGGAAAGACTGCTGCGGAGGCTGGATTTTGAACCGCTGCATTATGAAACAACTTTCCCCATGGAACTGTTCCTGCTCATGGGCAAAAACTATCTTCAAGACCCGCAGCTGGGCCGCGAATGCCACGCCATGCGCAAAGAACTGGAACTGAATCTGACCCGCACGGGCAACCGCGATGTTCTGGACAAACTATACAGCAGCTTGGCCGAGGCCGGATTCGGACGCCACGCAGTGCTCATGGCCGGGAAAAAGGATTAAAATATATGCAAAGATTAAAAGATAAAATCGTACTGGTTACCGGAGGCGGGCGCGGAATCGGCAAAGCCATCAGCCGGAAACTGGCCGCCGAGGGCGCAGAGGTTATTCTGACATGGGTCAGTGACCGCACAAGCGCAGAAGAAACCGCGGCAGAAATCTCCCAGGAAGGCGGCAAAGCGCGCATCCTGCAGCTTGAAGTCAGCGATGCGGATTCCGTGGACGCGGTTGTAGCCGACATTGCCGCCAATGAAGGCAGGCTTGATGTACTGGTCAACAATGCCGGGATCAATGATCCGCAGGATTTCGACAAAATCACCCCGGATGAATGGGACCGTATCCTTTCGGTGAACCTGAAAGGCCCCTTCCTGTGCACCCAGCGTTGTCTTGAACTGCTCAAGAAAAGCAAAGGGGCCAGTGTGGTCAACATCGGCTCGGTGAGCGGACAGTACGGAGGACCGCGCACCGCACATTATGCTGCCAGCAAGGCCGGGCTGATTTCCATGACTCAGGTTGCGGCACGCTTCGGGGCCCAGTGGAACATCCGCTGCAACACTGTTGCCGCCGGACTGGTGGTTTCGGACATGGCAGATGCGGGAATGCAGAATCCGGCAGTACAGAAGGCCGCTGAAAACGTGCTCCTGAAACGTTTTGCCGCAGCTGCGGAAGTGGCGGACAGCGTGGCCTACCTTGCCTCGGACGAAGCATCCTACATCACCGCCCAGACCATCAATGTCAACGGCGGACTCTATTTCTAAGGAGAACAAATGGACCAGTATCAGGAACTTGTGAATTTCGCCGCCGAGCTGCGCAAATCCATCATCACCATGAACTGTTATGCCGGGTCCGGCCATCCGGGGGGCTCCCTTTCCTGTGTAGAGATCGTCAGCTACCTCTTTGCCAAGGAAATGAGTTTCAGTCCGACGAATATGGATGATCCCTGCCGGGACCGCTTCATCCTTTCCAAGGGCCATTCCTGCCTCACGCTTTACGCCGCTCTGGCGGAGAAGGGCTTTTTCTCCCAAGAAGAATTCAAAAAACTGCGCCACGCGGACGGCATGCTGCAGGGCCACCCGGATCGCGTAAAAACCCCCGGCGTGGAATTCAACTCCGGTTCGCTGGGGCAGGGGTTCTCTTTTGCACTGGGCTGTGCACTTGGTGCCAAACGGGCCGGACGCGACAACCGCACTTACGTACTCCTCGGTGACGGGGAACTCAACGAAGGCCAGATCTGGGAAGGCTGCATGTTCGGCGCGCACCACAAACTGGATAATATTGTTGCGCTGGTGGATTACAATAAATTTCAGAGTGACGACCTCAACGAAAACATCACCGCCCTTGAGCCTTTGAGCGATAAATTCAAGGCTTTCGGCTGGCAGGTCATTGAGATTGACGGCCATGACTTCCGGGAAATCGAGAACGCGCTTCAGCGCGCCCGTACCACAGCAGGCAAACCGACCATGATCATCGCCCACACAGTGAAGGGCAAAGGAATCTCATACATGGAAAATGTTCCCAAATGGCACGGCAGCCTCTGCCCCACCGGAGAGGAACGGGAATGCGCACTGCGCGAATGCGGGTGCGGAGGGCTGGAATAATGCAGAATATGAGAGACGAATTCGGCAAAGCCCTTGTGGAACTGGCCGCCATCCGTGACGATTTTGTGGTTCTTGACGCCGATGTGGCCGGGGGAACCGGAACCTATCATTTCCGTGAAGCCTGCCCGGACCGCTTCATCCAGTGCGGTATTGCGGAGCAGAACATGTTTTCCATGGCCGCCGGACTGGCGGAATCGGGAGTGATTCCCATTGTGACCTGCTATGCGGTATTCGCTTCCATGCGCGCGCTGGAGCAGGCCCGCAACTCCATTGCCTACCCGGATTTCAACGTCAAAATCGCGGCCAGCCACCTAGGTCTGGACGTAGGACCGGACGGAGCCACCCATCAGGCCCTTGAAGATATCGCCATTTACCGGGCCATCCCCAACATGACCGTGGTCTCCCCGGCTGATCCGCTGGAGATGCGGGCCATGCTGCCCCATCTGCTGGACAGCCACGGCCCGCTCTACCTGCGTACCGGACGCTCTCCCCTGCCTGATGTCTTTGATGCGAGCACCAGATTCGAACCGGGCAAAGCACAGGTTCT from Desulfovibrio sp. JC010 includes:
- a CDS encoding transketolase, with protein sequence MDQYQELVNFAAELRKSIITMNCYAGSGHPGGSLSCVEIVSYLFAKEMSFSPTNMDDPCRDRFILSKGHSCLTLYAALAEKGFFSQEEFKKLRHADGMLQGHPDRVKTPGVEFNSGSLGQGFSFALGCALGAKRAGRDNRTYVLLGDGELNEGQIWEGCMFGAHHKLDNIVALVDYNKFQSDDLNENITALEPLSDKFKAFGWQVIEIDGHDFREIENALQRARTTAGKPTMIIAHTVKGKGISYMENVPKWHGSLCPTGEERECALRECGCGGLE
- a CDS encoding bifunctional 2-polyprenyl-6-hydroxyphenol methylase/3-demethylubiquinol 3-O-methyltransferase UbiG, producing MSDRKCWVEHSGIVLHTVGEFDVIHCESCGFKHIIPIPDEEELARIYKHEYHVKDKPLMLQHQLEDEEWHKTTNAARLESIEKQLKRKGSILDIGSGNGFFLKQAMELDWQARGVEPSDKAAEYCRSLGLDVVHGIFDQACADSIGKFDVVHLWEVLEHLPDPISMIALCRQVLNPGGLIVIGVPNDYNKLQRIMHEDLGEKPWWLAPPHHINFFNRNSLERLLRRLDFEPLHYETTFPMELFLLMGKNYLQDPQLGRECHAMRKELELNLTRTGNRDVLDKLYSSLAEAGFGRHAVLMAGKKD
- a CDS encoding transketolase family protein, whose product is MQNMRDEFGKALVELAAIRDDFVVLDADVAGGTGTYHFREACPDRFIQCGIAEQNMFSMAAGLAESGVIPIVTCYAVFASMRALEQARNSIAYPDFNVKIAASHLGLDVGPDGATHQALEDIAIYRAIPNMTVVSPADPLEMRAMLPHLLDSHGPLYLRTGRSPLPDVFDASTRFEPGKAQVLAEGEDCTIMAVGVMVHRAVQAAEKLKEAGIFCRVLNMSWLKPMDEEAVIKAAKETGAVVTCEDHNKYGGLGGAVMEIVCENHPVPVQRVAVDDVFGSSGEPEDLAREYGLMPDDIAAAVRKVLKRK
- a CDS encoding SDR family NAD(P)-dependent oxidoreductase, with product MQRLKDKIVLVTGGGRGIGKAISRKLAAEGAEVILTWVSDRTSAEETAAEISQEGGKARILQLEVSDADSVDAVVADIAANEGRLDVLVNNAGINDPQDFDKITPDEWDRILSVNLKGPFLCTQRCLELLKKSKGASVVNIGSVSGQYGGPRTAHYAASKAGLISMTQVAARFGAQWNIRCNTVAAGLVVSDMADAGMQNPAVQKAAENVLLKRFAAAAEVADSVAYLASDEASYITAQTINVNGGLYF